AGGCGGCATCATGATGGGTTACCCTGTTATTGATGTTGAAACAACACTTATTGATGTAAAGGTAGATGAATCTTTCTCTGACGCAATGGCATTCAAGGTGGCCGCAACAATGGCCTTTAACAATGCCTGTGTCAAAGGCGAACCACAGCTTCTTGAACCCATTATGAAAGTTGAGGTGCTGGTGCCTGATGAGTTTATGGGGGATGTAATAGGGAGTCTCAATTCAAGGGGCGGCAAGATTGAGGGGATCACTGCCAAGGGGCCTGTTCAGGTGATAGATGCAAGCGTGCCGCTGTCAAAGATGTTTGGCTACTCCACCTCACTCAGATCAGAGACCCAGGGCAGGGCAACCTACAGCATGCAGTTCAGCCATTATGACAAGGTATAAAATCAGGCGCAAGGCAAAAGGCTCAAGGCAAAAGGGTTAAAAATTATTCCATCTTTATCAAAAGATGCCCTTTTGCAACCCTGTCCCCGGCAGCAACAAGTATCTCTGCTACCTTTCCATCAATTTCAGCCTCGATTGCATTCAGCATCTTCATGGCCTCAAGCATAACAACTACATGCCCTTTAGATATTGTCTGCCCCTTTCGCACCCTGACCTCTGATATTACCCCCGGTATTACCGCGCGTATACCCTTTTGCCCGGCAGGCTCTTTTATTACCTTCCTGATATATCCATCAGGTATCTCAGTCTCATACCCTGTATCATCAATAATGAGACGCTGTATCTTCCTGTCCATTTTAATATCCTAAAGAGGCAGATTCCCGTGCCGTTTATTGTATTTAGCAACACGCCTTGTCTTGGCAAGTTCAAGCGCCCTGATAAGCGCATCCCTTGTGTTATGAGGCTCTATAATCATATCCACATAACCCCTTGAAGCGGCCACATAGGGGTTTGCAAACTTCTCCTCATATTCCTTTACCTTTTCAAGCCTTGTCTTTTCAGGGTCATGGCTGTTTGCTATCTCTCTCTTGAATATGATGTTTGCAGCCCCTTCAGGCCCCATTACCGCTATCTCTGCTGTGGGCCATGCTATTACCGTGTTTGCGCCAAGATGTCTGCTGCACATGGCAATATATGCGCCTCCATATGCCTTTCTCATCACCACAGTAAACTTGGGCACTGTTGCCTCGCTGTATGCGTACAAAAGCTTTGCCCCGTGCCTTATTATGCCTGAATGCTCCTGGTCTATGCCCGGCAGATATCCCGGTGTGTCCACAAAGGTTAAGAGGGGGATATTAAATGCATCGCAGAACCTTATGAATCTTGACGCCTTGTCAGATGCATTAACATCAAGAACGCCAGCAAGCACCCTGGGCTGATTTGCAATAATGCCCACCGGCCTTCCGCAGATGCGCCCGAACCCGACAACGATATTCCTGGCAAAATGCTCCTGCACCTCAAAGAAGTAAGAGCTGTCTACCACCCCCTTAATGATATCCTTTACATCATAGGATTTTTTCCGGTCATTTGGTAAAACATCCTGCTCTTCAAGGGGCTTAACTGGTGACTTGTATTCATCCTGATTAGGCGGCATCTCAGTGCTGTTGGATGGTAGAAATGAGAGCAGCGCCCTTATCTGTTCAAAGGCCTCTAACTCTGTCTTTGCATAAAAATGCGCATTGCCTGTTAATGCGGCATGGGTTACTGCGCCGCCAAGCCTTTCTGCATCTATCTCCTCGCCTATTACCGATTTTATTACCTGCGGCCCTGTAATAAACATATTGGAGATTTTATCCACAACAAAGACAAAATCGGTTAATGCCGGAGAATAGACTGCACCCCCGGCACATGGGCCAAGGATAAGGGAAATTTGAGGTACAACACCGCTAAGCTGCGTATTCCTGTAAAAGATATCACCATACCCGCACAGTGAATCAACACCCTCCTGTATCCTTGCACCGCCAGAGTCATTTATCCCTATAAGCGGTATACCCATATCCCCTGCTGAATCCATAATCTTCACGATCTTGCCCGCATGTGCCTTTCCAAGTGAGCCCCCTGCCACAGTGAAATCCTGTGCAAAAAGGGCAACAGCCCTTGCGCCCACCTTGCCGAAACCGGTTATAACACCGTCCCCTGCAAGTTTCTGTGACTCCATGCCAAAATCCTTTGCAGTGTGCTCCACAAAGAGGTCTGTCTCAAAAAATGTATTTTTGTCAAGTATTCTATCTATCCTCTCCCTGGCATTAAGCTTTCCGCTCTTGATCTGCTTCTGCGCTGATGCCTCACCCCCGCCCTTAACAAGACGCGAGGCGCGGGAGAGAAATTCGTTTATCTTTGCTTTTATTGTCATAAGTAAAATAACCTTTCACATCTTTTATACTGTAGTTTTGCAGAAATTTGTAAGCTCTCCTATCCCCTCAATCTCTACTGTAACCCTGTCCCCATCCTTCATATAGATGGATGGTTCACGAAATGTCCCGACCCCGTGTGGCGTACCGGTTAGGATGACATCACCCGGAAGGAGTGTGAAATTAAAGGAGATATAACTGACCAGATCAGCTACTTTGAAAAGCATCAGATCGGTGTTGCTATCCTGCATAAGCACATCATTAAGGCTGCATTTAATATAAAGGGACTCGGGCGCCTTTAACTCATCAGTTGTCACGATCCACGGCCCAATTGGGCAGAATGTGTCAAGAGACTTTCCCCTTACCCACTGCCCGTCCCCGAACTGGAGATCCCTTGCGCTCACATCATTTGAGCATGTATACCCGAAGATGTTTTCCATCGCCTTTGTAACAGGGCAGTTGCGGGTTTTCCTGCCTATTATCACCGCAAGCTCCGCCTCAAAATCCACCTTTTTAGTAATGGCTGTATCCCATATGATCTCTTTATTGTGACCTAAAAGAGTTGTCGAAAACTTTGAAAAGAGTATCGGCCTGTCAGGCGCCTTACCGTGGCTCTCCTTTATATGATCCAGGTAATTGAGCCCGACACATACTATCTTTGATGGCCTGGTGATGGCAGGGGCATAATCTATCATCTCAGTAGGGATAGGTGTGCCTTTTTTCGTTACCACTGGTGAGAGGGTAATAAAATCAAGCATATCACCGGAAAAATCAATTGGATAAACCATCCCATGATCAACCACCCCGAGCTGTACCAGGTCTTTATCCATGTACTGGAGAATCTTCATTCAAATAAAACCTTCCTTTAAAAGCAAGATGGTTTAACACATGGCAACATTCTCAGTCAAATTAAATAATTAGATGTCCTATATGGCAATATTCTGTTATAAAACCATTCATCTTACAGAATTGAGGAACATATATGGAATTGCTTGCCCCTGCGGGGAACCTTGAAAAACTTAAATGGTCGGTTATGTATGGCGCTGACTCTGTATATTTCGGCACTGAATTCGGTTCACTCCGGAGTTTTGCAGGTAATTTTACGCTTGCTGATGCACAGGCGGGCATAGATTACCTCCATAAGAGGGGGAAAAAAGGATACGTTACACTGAACATCTACCCATTTTCAGATGAATTTGAAAGGTTAACTGAAACCGCCCGAGCCCTTGATGAGATGGGTATAGATGCATTCATAATCTCAGACATGGGGGTATTAAGGGAGCTCAAAAGGCTTAACATCAAGGCAGGGCTCTTTATATCCACCCAGGCAAACACCACAAATTTTCAGGCAGCTTTAGCCTATCATGAGCTCGGCGCCTCAAGGGTTATACTTGCCAGGGAACTTTCAATAGAGAGGATCAGTGAAATAGTGCAGAAGACAAAGGGCATAATAGAGACAGAGGTATTCATACACGGGGCAGTCTGTTTTTCATATTCAGGCAGGTGCGCCATAAGCGATTACCTGACAGGCTACAGGGCAAACCGGGGTGAGTGCAAACACCCGTGCCGGTGGAAATATTATCTCATGGAGGAGACACGGCCAAATGAATACATGCCTGTTTTTGAGGATGAAAGGGGTATGTACCTTTTAAACAGCAGGGATACAGCCCTCTTTGAATTTATTCCTGAACTCATTGAAGCAGGGATAGCATCAGTAAAGATAGAGGGGAGGATGAAATCCATTCACTATCTTGCAACAGTGGTTTCCTTTTACAGGCAGATACTTGACGGCAAAAGGTTTACAAAAGAACAGGGCCTTGAGATGCTTAACAGGGTGCCCAACCGCGGTCTCTCAACCGGTTTCATGAAGGGGTACATAGACAAAAATGACTACCAGATTGAAGAGAGCGGCTCCTGTTCGGAATCTGTATTTGTGGGCAACATCACAGAAGAAAGATATGATGGCAAACCGGTTCTTGAGGTAAGAAACAAGATATTTGCAGGTGAGGAGCTTGAGGTGCTGAATACTGACGGGTCAATTACACAGATAAAGATGTCTTTACCTCTTATAACAAAAAACGGCCACAGACTTGATGAGGTAAACCACTCACAGTTCATACTTATTGATGAGGAGCTTGTGCCCTACACAATACTTAGAAGGATAAAGACTACTTAACTTTAAATACATTCTGCACAGCAGAGGCAAGCTCAAGCCTTGTGAATGGTTTAAGCACATAGGCGGAGAATCCTGCCGCGAGCGCCTTTTGCGCATCCACAAGGGGGTTATGTCCAGAACAGAGTATAACCGGCATATCCTTTCTTATCTTACGTATCTCCTCAAAAAACATCAGGGCGTTCATCTGCGGCATTGCCATATCAGTGATTACGAGGTGATACCTCTCCGGCCTTTTCTTTATAAGCTCCAACCCGTCAATGGGATTTGTCTCAGCATCAACAATATAGCCCAGACTTTCAAGCATGCGGCTGGACACCTTTGCTATCTGCTCCTCATCATCAACAAATAAAATCCTTTTTTCCAAAGGAAATCTCTTTATACCATTGCCATCATTAACAACTTTATCTTCATTAATACCCGGTAAAAGAATGGTAAAGGTAGTGCCCTTACCTTTATCGCTTTTCAGGTTTATTGAACCCCTGTGTTTTTTTACT
The DNA window shown above is from Desulfatiglans sp. and carries:
- a CDS encoding acetyl-CoA carboxylase biotin carboxyl carrier protein subunit, whose translation is MDRKIQRLIIDDTGYETEIPDGYIRKVIKEPAGQKGIRAVIPGVISEVRVRKGQTISKGHVVVMLEAMKMLNAIEAEIDGKVAEILVAAGDRVAKGHLLIKME
- a CDS encoding methylmalonyl-CoA carboxyltransferase; amino-acid sequence: MTIKAKINEFLSRASRLVKGGGEASAQKQIKSGKLNARERIDRILDKNTFFETDLFVEHTAKDFGMESQKLAGDGVITGFGKVGARAVALFAQDFTVAGGSLGKAHAGKIVKIMDSAGDMGIPLIGINDSGGARIQEGVDSLCGYGDIFYRNTQLSGVVPQISLILGPCAGGAVYSPALTDFVFVVDKISNMFITGPQVIKSVIGEEIDAERLGGAVTHAALTGNAHFYAKTELEAFEQIRALLSFLPSNSTEMPPNQDEYKSPVKPLEEQDVLPNDRKKSYDVKDIIKGVVDSSYFFEVQEHFARNIVVGFGRICGRPVGIIANQPRVLAGVLDVNASDKASRFIRFCDAFNIPLLTFVDTPGYLPGIDQEHSGIIRHGAKLLYAYSEATVPKFTVVMRKAYGGAYIAMCSRHLGANTVIAWPTAEIAVMGPEGAANIIFKREIANSHDPEKTRLEKVKEYEEKFANPYVAASRGYVDMIIEPHNTRDALIRALELAKTRRVAKYNKRHGNLPL
- a CDS encoding fumarylacetoacetate hydrolase family protein, with the translated sequence MKILQYMDKDLVQLGVVDHGMVYPIDFSGDMLDFITLSPVVTKKGTPIPTEMIDYAPAITRPSKIVCVGLNYLDHIKESHGKAPDRPILFSKFSTTLLGHNKEIIWDTAITKKVDFEAELAVIIGRKTRNCPVTKAMENIFGYTCSNDVSARDLQFGDGQWVRGKSLDTFCPIGPWIVTTDELKAPESLYIKCSLNDVLMQDSNTDLMLFKVADLVSYISFNFTLLPGDVILTGTPHGVGTFREPSIYMKDGDRVTVEIEGIGELTNFCKTTV
- a CDS encoding U32 family peptidase — protein: MELLAPAGNLEKLKWSVMYGADSVYFGTEFGSLRSFAGNFTLADAQAGIDYLHKRGKKGYVTLNIYPFSDEFERLTETARALDEMGIDAFIISDMGVLRELKRLNIKAGLFISTQANTTNFQAALAYHELGASRVILARELSIERISEIVQKTKGIIETEVFIHGAVCFSYSGRCAISDYLTGYRANRGECKHPCRWKYYLMEETRPNEYMPVFEDERGMYLLNSRDTALFEFIPELIEAGIASVKIEGRMKSIHYLATVVSFYRQILDGKRFTKEQGLEMLNRVPNRGLSTGFMKGYIDKNDYQIEESGSCSESVFVGNITEERYDGKPVLEVRNKIFAGEELEVLNTDGSITQIKMSLPLITKNGHRLDEVNHSQFILIDEELVPYTILRRIKTT